A genomic segment from Nicotiana tabacum cultivar K326 chromosome 7, ASM71507v2, whole genome shotgun sequence encodes:
- the LOC107817946 gene encoding F-box/kelch-repeat protein At3g61590 — translation MEGETSWISHCPDYVAPDMVEFDSFSELNDEDNGEASVVPVDLILPDDLLERILAYLPIASIFRAGCVCKRWYEIVKSTRFLWNFSQVLSQKPWYFMFTSSEEPVGYAYDPSLRKWYGVELPCIQTSNWFIASSCGLVCFMDNDSRSELYVCNPITKCYKSLDEPPGLKFSDYSALAISVNKKTCCYSVTIIKSKQVPGNFFQWDLAIHIYDSGKMMWVTPLTEVLTGWRGGDESVICDGVLYFLIYSTGGGGPDNRHGLITYNLSSRSSHGLLIRSFIPVPCSLTCGRLMNLKEKLVMVGGIGKPDRPDIIKGIGIWELNGKEWQEIARMPHKYFQGFGEFDDVFASSGTDDLLYIQSYGAPALLVFDVKQKQWRWSQKCPVTKRFPLQLFTGFCFEPRLEMAP, via the coding sequence ATGGAAGGGGAAACTTCGTGGATCAGTCATTGCCCTGATTACGTTGCACCAGACATGGTTGAGTTTGATTCATTTTCAGAGCTAAATGATGAAGACAACGGAGAAGCTTCAGTGGTTCCTGTGGATTTGATATTGCCTGATGATCTGTTGGAACGAATATTGGCTTATCTTCCCATTGCTAGCATTTTTAGGGCGGGTTGTGTGTGTAAACGATGGTATGAGATAGTGAAGTCAACAAGGTTCTTATGGAACTTCTCTCAGGTGCTGTCCCAAAAACCGTGGTACTTTATGTTTACAAGCTCAGAGGAACCAGTTGGTTATGCTTACGATCCTTCCCTTCGGAAATGGTATGGTGTTGAACTCCCTTGCATCCAGACTTCTAATTGGTTCATTGCTTCTTCATGTGGATTAGTTTGCTTCATGGACAATGATAGTAGAAGTGAGCTATATGTTTGCAACCCAATAACCAAATGCTACAAGAGCCTTGACGAGCCTCCTGGTCTCAAGTTCTCTGATTACAGTGCACTGGCTATCTCCGTAAACAAGAAAACTTGCTGTTACAGTGTCACCATTATTAAATCTAAGCAAGTACCTGGTAACTTCTTTCAGTGGGATCTCGCAATCCACATATATGACTCTGGAAAAATGATGTGGGTAACCCCTTTGACTGAGGTCCTAACTGGGTGGAGAGGTGGGGATGAAAGCGTCATCTGTGATGGTGTTTTGTACTTCTTGATCTACTCGACTGGAGGTGGTGGTCCAGACAATCGGCACGGCCTAATCACTTACAACCTCTCAAGCAGATCATCCCATGGTTTGTTGATAAGGAGTTTCATTCCAGTGCCATGTTCTCTAACCTGTGGTCGATTAATGAACCTCAAGGAGAAGTTAGTAATGGTGGGAGGGATCGGCAAACCAGATCGGCCTGACATAATTAAGGGGATTGGCATATGGGAACTTAATGGCAAGGAATGGCAAGAAATTGCCCGTATGCCACACAAGTATTTTCAAGGTTTTGGAGAATTCGATGATGTTTTTGCCAGCAGTGGTACAGATGATCTGCTATACATTCAGAGTTATGGAGCCCCTGCTCTTCTTGTTTTTGATGTGAAGCAGAAACAGTGGAGGTGGTCACAGAAATGCCCTGTGACAAAGAGATTTCCTCTTCAGCTATTCACTGGTTTCTGCTTCGAGCCAAGGCTTGAAATGGCTCCCTGA